The nucleotide window ACAGGGTGTTTATGGTCTACACTGACGGTAGAAATCATGGTAATAGGATAGTTGCAGCAtagttgaaattattcaagtgTTTCACACCATAATTATGTCACAGACAACATTGGTGTCAGGATCTTTGGTAGATATTTAAAAGTCAAAAGCTTAGGATATCTTTGTCACATATTAAGGCGGTTGAGAATCAATAGACACTCTGAAATGGTAATAGAATTTTGCCCGGAGTACAAAAGTGTTGCACCTTCTCTCCTCACAGCAACAGCATCCATCATTTTCCCCTGGTTCACAGCCatacaaatgaaatattgtggCTATATtcccatttatttattcgacgTTTCTTTGAACAGTGTAAAATTCTCTTTTCCACCAACAATCCAACATCCCCAGCATCCTCTCTACCTCTCACTCTCAATCTTTCGCTTATTACCCAGCCCcaccctctttctctctcgctctctctctctttcgctctaTTTCCACTTAATTTTCTCGACTATCCATCTTCACATCCTTGGTTCATGTAGCTGCTCTGTAGTAGATTAAATTCTTGGCTGAGCCAATATCCAATTGGGCATTTTGTTGTACACAACTTGGCTAAGGTAAATTTTCGTACTCATATGCGTATCCAGTGTCAGAGCAGGATCACAGATATATCATGGCACCCCCGCAGCAGACACTCGACAACCGACAAACACGCTGAATATACATTCAAAACATGATTCGTGTGCATTCTTGCATAGTCACCCCCGTCTTTCGCAACATGTTCGGAGCTCGGTTCTCTGTTATCACTGTTCTGTGTGTGTTTACCGGTTCTTTATCAGCTCTCGAGAAGGTAGCAGCAGGATACATTGTTGGACATCCTCTATAGTATCTTGGCTCTTTATCCAAACTCCATTTGTTTTCAAAGAATCCATCGAAGGTTGTCCCAGGCCAAGATGAACGGTTAAACCCGAGTTCCCATTTTTTCTCACCCCCTTCAGACTCTCGAGTTTAAATACGATTACGGTCAGTCGAAGGTTGCTTACCGTTCGAATAGACTAATATCTAAGGATGTGAAAATACATAGAACATTATGGCAGAAGCATACATAATACggtaatttgtaaatattgtatgCGTTCAATGTTATacaacatatatacatattcatgtAGCGCAAGGAAGCAAGTTCACATCTTCCGACAGTAGTGTATATTGGTACTCAAGGTAATCcgatataataacaatgataataataataataacaacggcGATGGGTGAggataagaataaaattagtAATAATGGTATCAATATAAACAATAACAGTGATGGTAATTATAGCATTATTAATTATGATGATACTGAAAGGGCTGGTTTAAAAACCATAAGTTTGATGCGTGCAATAATTTTAAGGTTTAAAAGATCATAGCAGAATGAATTGCGAGTTCCATGGCaattttttctctgattaATAAATGAAGCTGAATAATTATAGGAGCAAACAGAATCAACATGCAATTGTTAGGGCATAAAGCGATGCACCATGgaaacttgaaataaaatctatGTTACACTCTAACCTGACTATGgataattggtaaaaaaaaaaaagagaatcaTTGCTGCAACTTACTTGAGCCATCAGAACCTCGCCAAACGTCTCAAAGTATTCGCGCAAGTTTTGTTCAGTCGTTTTCCATGGAAGACCAAGAACAATTAGATCGGTGCAACGTAATTTTGTTTCCATTCGTTTCGTCTTTGCCGTTGAATTCTCTAAATTGTCGTCAGACTTGCGTTTGTTTTCTGCAAATCAATATCCGACTTACAATCGtacggtgaaaatattttactccgTCTAACTCTACCTACGTTTACAATTAAAAGGCAACCATTCAATTTCTGGAAAAATGCATGGCAGAAGTATAGCTGCGATAGACTGTCTTTTCAGAACAAATTAAAACGTGGGTATGCCTCGATAATCAAAACTTACATACTAGGCTAGGGGTGATATGACCGGGAAGAGGGGAAGGGaggggtggtggtggtggtggtggaagCGTAATTAGAAAGGGAATACGTACCTTTTggaaaaacgcaaaaataGACTGCTTTTCCCCATCCATTTTCGGGGGGGTGTAAGCGACCTTCGACGAGCCTGACGCCTCGCATAGCCCGAGATTCGGGGTTGCGATACTTGAGGCCGCAAGTCCCGGGAAACTGAGCGGACAAGGTAGTCAGAAGCAACGTACTGTCGTCCTCCGTAGGCAATTCTATCGGCTCCTCACCCTCGTCCTCGGCTACTTGTATGTACGACGACATTTTCACAAATCTACAACCCGATTTTTTAACTCACAAGAAAAAGTAGCAcaacaaacacacacacacacaccccaAGCAACACTATTTCTCGATTCTCATCCTTCTCGTCCTCTTCTTCGGTGCTGCTTGTGTAGACTGTGTAGAGTTCAGTCGATACCGGAAGTGGCCATTTTGTCCGTTGTCGTGTCGGGTTTCTTTCTGGGCGCTCTTGGCGCCCTCACCTGGCGCCTCATGAAATGCAAAGAGCTAGAGGTAAGAATCTTCGTGTGTACAGAAAGCAGTGTTACCAATCGCACGGTCAGGCCCGTATTTGTACAGTAATTTCGCCTATACGGACGTACGGTCCAGTTGCTCGATATGTCCTCAAATTTCAAAGTACGGTCCACTTTCACCTTCAGTACGATCTGTTGCCACCAGAGGGTTTGCAACGCTGACAGAAAGTGTAACGGATGAGCTGAAAGAAGTATATGTATCGTATGTTGGTTATAATCTGTCTCTCTCGCTCTACACCTGAGTGAGAGAAACAGAGTAACCCTaacatctctctctctctctcacctcTCTCATCACTTCGGCTGCATTTTTCGCGAGGTCGATGGGAGGAGGGGAGGGTAGCTTCCGCCATACATGTATAACCCATGCCACTGAAACATAATTTCAAGACCAATTGCCTGACTACAGGCGGGTAGATCACTAAGAGTATCTTCAGTTGCCTATCTGCGGGCGAGATCATTAAATGTCTTATGGTGCGCAAACACGAAATGACAAGTTCTGTGACAGATTCGATTGAGcgcgaaattttcaaattcaaatgtttaaatatgaaaatagcaTTGTTATATTGGTACAATATTTGCGTGCAACGGGTGCAACTTTCACATTGCATCACTATTAGATACAgatagatgtttttttttcaatacaaagaTGAAAGGAGAAAGTTAGTAACTATTctaaattattcttatttttttgttgcataATTCATGCCCATATATAGATAATATTTCTTGTAAAAATATAGGTTTTCATTGTTGTTCGTTAGTTATAATATCACGACTACGTAGAGTATCGGAACGCGAGGATAATAGTCGTGTCCTATCCGCGCGTCGTGATCCACGATTTCTTCGCAAGTATCGGCGAGGGTGCGGACTATTTTCGGGTAGCAGGACCTTGTTTATCTCGTGTGCAACTCCGTTTCGACTCAACATATCGCACCTAATAATTCTGGCGTCATTAACCTGGAATTAAATTAACTTTAGTTTACGGAATCTTGAAAACATATAGATAATTAACCCGTTTTGTAATATGaccgatgaattttgaataatagtCGCAGCTAACCATTAttgtgtcgtttttttttactatgtCAACTGTGCTCTGCTCTGTCTTAACGGCATACCGAAGATCTCGTTGGAATCCTCCCGAAACCATCATATTATTCACAACGTGATTCTTTAAagtctaaaaataaaaaatatttatatgaataaaatgtaGGCAGAATTATTCACATcaagtttcatgaaaaaaagCGTAATGCGTTTACGATTACTACAACACCCCAACAGGTATACACATATTACTTGTATGCATTAATTGTCagcgtgtgaaattttcaccttAGTTAAATATGTGGAATCGTTCATCAATCGGTCCAGCTTGGCCTGATCCAACTGTTTGAATGCTCTGTCTGATGGCACAAAGTAAGTGTAGGCTACGGTGGACTCCGACGGCCGTATGAATTCCTGAAACTCTGCTGGCTGAATTTCTAGAAGTTTGTCCATTGCTTGTAGCCAAATACTGAAATATTATTAGAAtcatataggtataattgTTGGAGAAGTCATACGCGAAGAAATAAATGTGCTCTTTTTTAATAAGTTGACTACCTGAAATTTCCATTTGTTTTTAACACATCGTCCAGTGAATTGTTATTGGTTCGAAGAACTTTATTAATCACGTGCAAAACTCCATTGCTCCCCTGTTTGTCTGCCTTTTCTATCACTGCATCCTCGATACCCACGCTACCGCGATAAACTTGAAAACGCAGTGGTGTCTTTTCATCAAGACTCATCACCacctttaaatatttttaaaacaaaatatctcAAAGCAGTAGCTCTAGCAATAACAAGGATGATCAGTGCAAACAAACAATGTGAGTGTATATATAATGCAGCTGTAGTCTCACCTGATTATCGTAAATAGAATCTGTGGTATGTTTGCCAAAAACAGCATGATTGAGAACAAATTCCTTCGCCTTTTCGCGATCTGTTTCCATGTGCTTCAATTCTGCGTCAGGTATCGCTGCTGAAAAATAGTTTCAGGATGATTTCAGATGGTACGCATAAATGTAAGGTGTAAAATaatgtagaagaaaaaaaaaatttataacgcataaattaaacatttatttaaaGGCAgtgtaaaagaaaatcaaatcacgtatacgtacaataaATCGCCGCTTCAGAGGGTGCCAACAGAGTGTAAgagtcaaaattttcgaaagcgTCCTCTAATCCAGCATTTTTTACCACTTGCATAAAAGTACCGAGCTTTTCGTCTTTGGCTAACTCTGTGACAGTTTTGGCTGAAGGTAAGCGAAAAACCGCGAGTGGGTAAATCAATCTTATATGAATACATGAATCCTAATTACAATAGCACTTGACTCACCTCTGTCGGGCAAAAGTACGTCGTCGATGAGGTAAACAAGTCCATCCAGACCATGCAAAAAGTCCTGCCTCAACCTTTGGCCTTCAAGCGATCGCCCACGCGAAGTACAATCCAAAGTAAGTCTCTGTGGGCCAAGGGTTTTGGCATGATGTTCCGAAATAACTCCAGAGAGGCAGACAACGTGGGATATTACATGGTTGGCAAGAAAAGCTGGATCAGCAAGGAAACAATCCAAAAATGTTAATAAAGTAGCAATAACAAGAAGCGTGTATGTCGTGTATATCAATCAAGTATGGTATACCAATTTATACCTTCCAAAGTATCCTTGTCCTCAAGAATCTTTCTCCAGCGACTCCAtggtattttttgaaacgCTTCATCACTTGGCGCAAAGAACGTATGGGGCACATCACTGTTTTTAATACGTTCGACGATGGAGTTGGTATTATTCAGAGCCTTGGCAAGTACATTGAATCTTCCATCAGCAATAATCGCCTCGACAATGCccatatttttatatcgatCTGGTATAAGAACACCGTCGATGATATGAACAACTCCATTCGTAGCTTGCTGATTTTTTCGCATAATTAACTCGCAGTTCACAGTCTCCATCTGAAGAAATGATCTCATACCTATACGTGCACATAGAGATTAACATAAAACGTATTGCATTAAGGTCTCCTATGATCTTACGCCGtttgaatatttgttgatGCGTATTTTGTGCCTGGATAATTTCGAGTCGATTAATTTATCAGCTCCCCACTGATCAGACAAAAGTTTTCTATCGACAAAATGGTGCATTGCCagttttctgtatttttctgACGTGATTTTCTCCGGTTTGATGGCTCCGTATGTTTTAACATAAGCCTAGAAAGTGTCAAAGTTGTACTGTCTACTGTATAACATAATTGTTGTTATGTTCGCAAATCTTACTTATGAGATATAGAGGGACCTAAGATGATGCGATTGCAGTTTAGTATGACTATGATAGTAGTAATGAGTTTCAAAATATCGTACGTCGAAAGCTTCATCACTAGGAGCAAATAGCGTCACCGTTAGTCCTTGTTTAAGTTCCGTAGCCACTCCggttttttctaaaaaatccGCAAACTTTCCAGCACCAGCATTTCTCGCTGTTTCCACGACATCCGTCAATGGCGATACTGAAAACATATTCGTGTACGAGATGTGATTCTTCATGTGTCAGATGAGGATATTTCACCGAATTTCTTTACCTCCTGTACATCCCAATTGGCCTGGCACCATCTCATATCCCTCACAACACTCGTACTTGATAATCCtgggaagaaaataataacaagagGTCGATAAGATTCCAGgccaattttttataattttatgcaAAAGTGTCTGTGTTGGCAGTTTACAAGAAAACTATACGGTCCTGCATTATTGGATGACTTCTctttaaaataatgaaatggaCTGTACTGTGGTTTTCAAATaagagaatttcaaaatctgattttatttattaatataagATTTGTTCCATactctttatttcttcttctctaATTCA belongs to Neodiprion lecontei isolate iyNeoLeco1 chromosome 5, iyNeoLeco1.1, whole genome shotgun sequence and includes:
- the LOC107217892 gene encoding transforming growth factor-beta-induced protein ig-h3 isoform X3 — protein: MNVITFLLTVGVVSANPSIPWWNIKAAQEQGIIKYECCEGYEMVPGQLGCTGVSPLTDVVETARNAGAGKFADFLEKTGVATELKQGLTVTLFAPSDEAFDAYVKTYGAIKPEKITSEKYRKLAMHHFVDRKLLSDQWGADKLIDSKLSRHKIRINKYSNGMETVNCELIMRKNQQATNGVVHIIDGVLIPDRYKNMGIVEAIIADGRFNVLAKALNNTNSIVERIKNSDVPHTFFAPSDEAFQKIPWSRWRKILEDKDTLEAFLANHVISHVVCLSGVISEHHAKTLGPQRLTLDCTSRGRSLEGQRLRQDFLHGLDGLVYLIDDVLLPDRAKTVTELAKDEKLGTFMQVVKNAGLEDAFENFDSYTLLAPSEAAIYSAIPDAELKHMETDREKAKEFVLNHAVFGKHTTDSIYDNQVVMSLDEKTPLRFQVYRGSVGIEDAVIEKADKQGSNGVLHVINKVLRTNNNSLDDVLKTNGNFSIWLQAMDKLLEIQPAEFQEFIRPSESTVAYTYFVPSDRAFKQLDQAKLDRLMNDSTYLTKTLKNHVVNNMMVSGGFQRDLRYAVKTEQSTVDIVKKNDTIMVNDARIIRCDMLSRNGVAHEINKVLLPENSPHPRRYLRRNRGSRRADRTRLLSSRSDTLRSRDIITNEQQ
- the LOC107217892 gene encoding transforming growth factor-beta-induced protein ig-h3 isoform X4; the protein is MNVITFLLTVGVVSANPSIPWWNIKAAQEQGPNVCVVEQVPGTNRNYYTECKYWRPRTICGNETIIKYECCEGYEMVPGQLGCTGVSPLTDVVETARNAGAGKFADFLEKTGVATELKQGLTVTLFAPSDEAFDAYVKTYGAIKPEKITSEKYRKLAMHHFVDRKLLSDQWGADKLIDSKLSRHKIRINKYSNGMETVNCELIMRKNQQATNGVVHIIDGVLIPDRYKNMGIVEAIIADGRFNVLAKALNNTNSIVERIKNSDVPHTFFAPSDEAFQKIPWSRWRKILEDKDTLEAFLANHVISHVVCLSGVISEHHAKTLGPQRLTLDCTSRGRSLEGQRLRQDFLHGLDGLVYLIDDVLLPDRAKTVTELAKDEKLGTFMQVVKNAGLEDAFENFDSYTLLAPSEAAIYSAIPDAELKHMETDREKAKEFVLNHAVFGKHTTDSIYDNQVVMSLDEKTPLRFQVYRGSVGIEDAVIEKADKQGSNGVLHVINKVLRTNNNSLDDVLKTNGNFSIWLQAMDKLLEIQPAEFQEFIRPSESTVAYTYFVPSDRAFKQLDQAKLDRLMNDSTYLTKVNDARIIRCDMLSRNGVAHEINKVLLPENSPHPRRYLRRNRGSRRADRTRLLSSRSDTLRSRDIITNEQQ
- the LOC107217892 gene encoding transforming growth factor-beta-induced protein ig-h3 isoform X5, encoding MVPGQLGCTGVSPLTDVVETARNAGAGKFADFLEKTGVATELKQGLTVTLFAPSDEAFDAYVKTYGAIKPEKITSEKYRKLAMHHFVDRKLLSDQWGADKLIDSKLSRHKIRINKYSNGMETVNCELIMRKNQQATNGVVHIIDGVLIPDRYKNMGIVEAIIADGRFNVLAKALNNTNSIVERIKNSDVPHTFFAPSDEAFQKIPWSRWRKILEDKDTLEAFLANHVISHVVCLSGVISEHHAKTLGPQRLTLDCTSRGRSLEGQRLRQDFLHGLDGLVYLIDDVLLPDRAKTVTELAKDEKLGTFMQVVKNAGLEDAFENFDSYTLLAPSEAAIYSAIPDAELKHMETDREKAKEFVLNHAVFGKHTTDSIYDNQVVMSLDEKTPLRFQVYRGSVGIEDAVIEKADKQGSNGVLHVINKVLRTNNNSLDDVLKTNGNFSIWLQAMDKLLEIQPAEFQEFIRPSESTVAYTYFVPSDRAFKQLDQAKLDRLMNDSTYLTKTLKNHVVNNMMVSGGFQRDLRYAVKTEQSTVDIVKKNDTIMVNDARIIRCDMLSRNGVAHEINKVLLPENSPHPRRYLRRNRGSRRADRTRLLSSRSDTLRSRDIITNEQQ
- the LOC107217892 gene encoding transforming growth factor-beta-induced protein ig-h3 isoform X1 — its product is MNVITFLLTVGVVSANPSIPWWNIKAAQEQGPNVCVVEQVPGTNRNYYTECKYWRPRTICGNETIIKYECCEGYEMVPGQLGCTGVSPLTDVVETARNAGAGKFADFLEKTGVATELKQGLTVTLFAPSDEAFDAYVKTYGAIKPEKITSEKYRKLAMHHFVDRKLLSDQWGADKLIDSKLSRHKIRINKYSNGMETVNCELIMRKNQQATNGVVHIIDGVLIPDRYKNMGIVEAIIADGRFNVLAKALNNTNSIVERIKNSDVPHTFFAPSDEAFQKIPWSRWRKILEDKDTLEAFLANHVISHVVCLSGVISEHHAKTLGPQRLTLDCTSRGRSLEGQRLRQDFLHGLDGLVYLIDDVLLPDRAKTVTELAKDEKLGTFMQVVKNAGLEDAFENFDSYTLLAPSEAAIYSAIPDAELKHMETDREKAKEFVLNHAVFGKHTTDSIYDNQVVMSLDEKTPLRFQVYRGSVGIEDAVIEKADKQGSNGVLHVINKVLRTNNNSLDDVLKTNGNFSIWLQAMDKLLEIQPAEFQEFIRPSESTVAYTYFVPSDRAFKQLDQAKLDRLMNDSTYLTKTLKNHVVNNMMVSGGFQRDLRYAVKTEQSTVDIVKKNDTIMVNDARIIRCDMLSRNGVAHEINKVLLPENSPHPRRYLRRNRGSRRADRTRLLSSRSDTLRSRDIITNEQQ
- the LOC107217892 gene encoding transforming growth factor-beta-induced protein ig-h3 isoform X2; its protein translation is MNVITFLLTVGVVSANPSIPWWNIKAAQEQGPNVCVVEQVPGTNRNYYTECKYWRPRTICGNETIIKYECCEGYEMVPGQLGCTGVSPLTDVVETARNAGAGKFADFLEKTGVATELKQGLTVTLFAPSDEAFDAYVKTYGAIKPEKITSEKYRKLAMHHFVDRKLLSDQWGADKLIDSKLSRHKIRINKYSNGMETVNCELIMRKNQQATNGVVHIIDGVLIPDRYKNMGIVEAIIADGRFNVLAKALNNTNSIVERIKNSDVPHTFFAPSDEAFQKIPWSRWRKILEDKDTLEAFLANHVISHVVCLSGVISEHHAKTLGPQRLTLDCTSRGRSLEGQRLRQDFLHGLDGLVYLIDDVLLPDRAKTVTELAKDEKLGTFMQVVKNAGLEDAFENFDSYTLLAPSEAAIYSIPDAELKHMETDREKAKEFVLNHAVFGKHTTDSIYDNQVVMSLDEKTPLRFQVYRGSVGIEDAVIEKADKQGSNGVLHVINKVLRTNNNSLDDVLKTNGNFSIWLQAMDKLLEIQPAEFQEFIRPSESTVAYTYFVPSDRAFKQLDQAKLDRLMNDSTYLTKTLKNHVVNNMMVSGGFQRDLRYAVKTEQSTVDIVKKNDTIMVNDARIIRCDMLSRNGVAHEINKVLLPENSPHPRRYLRRNRGSRRADRTRLLSSRSDTLRSRDIITNEQQ